The Nostoc sp. NIES-3756 DNA window TTTCTTACAGTGGATTGTACCGCGATTTGGTGGGAACCAGAGTAGCAACGTTTGGGGTCTGTTTTGGTACTATGTATTGATTGGGGTAGTATCTCAAGTCTTTTATACAGTAGTGAATCTACCTTATACTGCTCTCACTCCAGAACTCACCCAAGATTATGACGAACGTACCAGCTTAAATAGTTTTCGCTTTGCCTTTTCCATCGGTGGCAGTATCTTATCCTTAATATTAGCGCAAGTAGTTTTTTTACAAATAACTGATCAGCAACAACAATATTTAGTTTTAGCGGCGATTTGCACAGTAATTTCCGTAGCATCATTATACTGGTGCGTGTTTGGAGTGCGCGATCGCGTCTTGGCATTTGAAGCAAAACGTATCCAACTTGAGGAAACTGTATCGATTCCTTTTTTTGAACAAATAAAAATCGCCTTCAGCAACCGTCCATTCTTATTTGTAATTGGTATATATCTGTGTTCTTGGTTAGGAGTGCAAATAACCGCCAGTATTATTCCTTTCTTTGTCATTTACTGTATGTCTTTGAAAAACTCAGATGTGCCGACAGTGATGGTTGCAGTTCAAGGAACCGCCTTACTCATGTTATTTGTCTGGACTGCCTTAAGTAAAAAACTCGGCAAAAAAGTAGTTTATTTTCTGGGCATGATTCTCTGGATTATCGCTGCTGCTGGGCTATTTTTCTTGCAGCCTGGGCAAATAGGTTTAATGTATGTCATGGCTATCATGGCAGGGGTGGGTGTATCTACAGCTTACCTAGTTCCCTGGTCAATGATTCCCGATGTCATCGAATTAGACGAACTGCAAACCGGACAACGCCGAGAAGGTGTCTTTTACGGCTTCATGGTTTTATTGCAGAAATTCGGTTTAGCTTTTGGTTTATTCCTTGTAGGTAACGCCTTACAAGCATCAGGTTTCCAAGAAACTGTACCTGGACAAACCATACTCCCAATACAACCAGAATCTGCACTTTTTGCCATCCGTATCGCCGTAGGGCCTTTACCAGTCATCTGTTTAATCTTCGGCCTAGTTTTAACCTACTTCTACCCCATCACCCGCGAAATGCACACCCAAATCTTGTTGCAACTCCAAGAACGGCAGCAAAAAAAGGAGAGTCAATAGTCCATAGTCAACAGTCAACAGTTATTCTCCTCATCTCCCCCCTCTCCCTCATCTCCCCCTACTCCCTCATCTCCCCCTACTCTCTCATCTCTCCTCCAAGACTCTGGAAATAACCTCAACTAACTCAGTAGGCTCTACAGGCTTAGATAGATGTGCTTGAAAGCCTACTGAGATGGCTTTTTCCTTGTCTAATTGTCCAGCATAAGCTGTCAGTGCGATCGCCGGAGTTTGTCCGCCTTCTTCTGGTGATAAGCATCTAATTTGTTGCAGTAGCATATAACCATTGATTTCTGGCATACCGATATCTAGTACCAGTACATCTGGTTTTGACTTTATCAATGCTTGCAGTGCTTCAAGTGCTGATTTAGCCTGTGTAACTTCTGCACCGGATGTTTGCATCACAAAAGCAGCCAGTTGTCTAGAATCAGTTTCATCATCTACTAGTAAAACTTTCACTCCATCTAACTCTGAAGGATTTTGAGGTTGTTCGGCATCTTGAGTTATCTGGTTGCGAACCTGCATTAATGGTAGTTTAACGCTAAAGGTACTTCCTTGACCTTCACCCGGACTCTGTGCTGTAACAGTGCCACCGTGCATTTCTACTATATGTTTGACAATAGCTAAACCTAAGCCCAAGCCACCAAATTTTCTAGTACTTCTACTGTCTGCTTGGCGGAAACTGTCAAACACATAGGGGAGAAAATCAGGCGTAATTCCTATACCTGTATCGCTGATTTGAATTTGAGCATATGTGCCAACTTTTGCTAAACGTATCTCTACACGGCCTCCGTTGGGTGTGAATTTAATTGCATTTGCCAACAAATTCCAAACTACCTGCTGTAAGCGGGTAATATCTCCCAATACCGAACCTATATTCAACCCTATCACCTTATATATTTGAATTGATTTGGCTTCTGCTGCCAACCGGACTGTTTCTAAGGCTGCGGAAATTGTAGTTTCTAAATTTACAGGGGAAATATTCAGAGTCAGTTTACCGCGCAGAATTTGCGAAACATCTAACAAGTCTTTAATCAGTTGCGCCAACAAGTTAGCATTACGCTCAATAATTGCCAAGCCTTCTGTAATTTTTGCTTGACTCAAATTTTGCCTTGTGATGATTTTAGACCAACCCAGGATCGGATTAAGTGGCGATCGCAATTCATGGGATAAAATCGCCAAAAATTCATCTTTGATACGGTTAGCAGCTTCGGCTTGAGTGCGTGCTGTTTTTTCCCTTGCTAACAACTCTTCTCTTTCCTGTTCGGCTTGCTTGCGCTCGGTGAGGTCGATGACAAAAGCTATACCATCAGATTGAGAGTCTTCAATAAATGCACAGGCAATGAGGATAGGAACTAATCGACCTGTTTTGTGTATGTAATACTTTTCTATGGGAGCCGAAAACCCAAATTGCTGTAGCTCATTGAGAACTTGGCGATTGATTTGTTTATCTTCTATAGGAGTCATTTTTTCCAAGTTTATAGCGCCACCTAGCAATTCCTCCCGTGTATAGCCAACTAATTGCAGATAGGCATCATTCGCTTCTATAACTTTGCCATCTAAATTCCAAAAAGCAATGCCAATGACATTAGATGCAAACAACCATCTAAATCTTGTTTCGCTTTCTTGTAATGCTTTTTGGGCTAGTTTACGGGCTGTAATGTCCTCAATAATGCCATCAATGACTTGACTACCACCAATAGTAGTAAAAGTTTTACTAATCCTCACCCAAATTGTACTGCCATCTACACGATGTAATAACACTTCGCGATCGCGGGCATTGCCATTTTGTTTTAGTGTTTTTAAGAGTTGATCATATTCTCCCTGCTGGAAATAGGATTCCAGTGTTCCATCCTCCGGTACTTTTTCTAAAGAATCTAATCCCAACAAATTCAAAAATGCACTGTTAGCTTCTAACAAAAAATTATCTGCTGTGAGCCTATATACTCCCACATTAAGTTGATCGAGTAAGGTTTGAAAACGCATTTCCAACCCTGTAACTTTGCGGCGAGTTTCCGTCCGCTCCATTGCCAAGCGCACAGCTACAGGTAAACGCATATAATGATTGGGTGATTTAATTACATAATCATCTAACCCTGACTTCATTGCTTCCACAGCAACTTCCTGTGAGCCACTGTTAGTAAACATAATCACAGGTAAATCAGGATAACGATTTTTAAATTCTCTCAAAACTGTAATCCCATCATTCCAGCGCAATTGATAATCGGTAATTACTACGTCAAATTCTCCTGTTGATAATGCTTGCTCTAATTCTTCAGCACGAATTACTTGCTGAAGAAGCAAATCGCTAAACTCTCGTTCTAAGGCATGAATTGCCAGCAAGCGATCATGAGGATTATCATCAATTAAGAGAATACGTAATACCATTTCACCAATAGGGATTATTTACTCAAAATTTAATTGTGGTTTTTCATTTAAAGAAATCCAGTGACGATTTAGAATGTTGACAATCTCAACTAAGTCATCAAAAGCAACAGGTTTAACCATATAGGCATTGACCCCTAAATCGTAAAGACGATTAATATCTATAGACTGACGAGAAGCCGTCAATACCACCACAGGTAAACGCTTCAAACCAGGTTTTTGACGTAACCACATCAAAACCTCATCTCCAGAACGACGAGGAAGTTTCAAATCAAGTAGAATTAAAACTGGTAATGGGTAAAGATGGCGATCGCTATATGGTTCCTCCCCAGATAAATACAGCACAGCTGCATCGCCATCATTAACTATTTGCAGTGGGTTAGTAATTCCCACCTTGCGGAAAGCCCTTTGGATTAACAAAATATCGGAGGGGTTATCCTCCACTAATAAAACCGTTGTCTCTGCCGCAAAGCTATCCATTCTCCACCCACTTAGCCTTTAATCGGACTCAAACAGTTGCAAAAGCAGTCCATGATAATTTTTGAGCAATTCAATTTTTTTGTCTTCTCTCTGTAGAGAGGATGCTACGCTGTACACACAAGTCTGTAGGTAGTGATGAGTTATGTTAGCGGTAGCGGGGCGTTCAGCCCGTGCTGATCTGACTTTTCACGGGATCTGAAAAACCCCTCTCCATAGCTTGCTTCCCGTAGGGTACCTCTCCCCTGAAAGGAGCTACGGTGTACACACATCTTTGTGCTGGGTGCAAAATGTGGCTTGATCCCCCTAAATTCCGCTTAAAAAGGGGGACTTTAATTCTGGTTCCCCCCTTTTTTAAGCTACGGTGTACACACAAGTCCAAGTAAAGTAATAACAGAAGGAGTTGGGGGAAGTAAAAGGCGGTGGAAAATCCAATCAGAATACACGCTCAAGTAGTTGGGGGAAAAGCATTTGGAGACCCGCGACTGATAAAAAGGGGGCGGCATTATACGAAGCAATGGGAAAGCATCAATCAGTGAGCATTCGGCAAATAAGTAAAAATAGAGCCGAACAAGTGGGATATTATCGATTTTTGGAGAATGAGAATGTGACAGTAGGGGAATTAGTACGAAGCCTATCAGACCACTGCGTATCTCAGGTAGAAGGAAAGCATATATTAGCCATCAGTGATACGAGCGAAATTAACTATTGGTAATGCCAAAATCGTGACTCACATCGCCGACCGCGAAAGCGATATGTATGAGGAATTTGCCACAGTCCCAAATCACGACAATCATGTGCTGGTCAGAGCGCGCATTGACCGTCGCCTTGTAGGAAAAACCCAATCACTGTATACATACTTAAATGAACAGCCCAGCGAGGGGACTTATACAGTAGATGTGCCGTCAGACGCACGCATCGGTAGAACAGCAAGAGAGGCATTATTAATTGTTCGCCGTGCGGTAGTGAAAATTCAACGTCCAGATAAATTGAATCGGCAAGACTATCCCCCTAGTGTGACGCTTTACGCAGTTGAAGCGCTGGAAGTCAACCCACCACCAGGTCAAGAACCAATCCATTGGCGATTGCTCACCACACATCAAGTCGTTTGTTTAGAACAAGCACTGCAAGTCATTAAATGGTACACATGGCGATGGCGAATTGAACAATTGTTTGCCATTCTCAAAACTGCGGGATTAAATCTCGAAGCGACACAATTAGAGTCGATTGCTGCTATCCAACGACTGAGTGTGTTGGCTTTGTCTGTTGCTGTGCGAATTTTACAACTGATTCAGGGACGGGATAATCCTGATTTACCCGCAACTGTTGCTTTTTCTCCTGAGCAACAGCAATGCTTATCTACTCTTGCACCTACTTTAGAAGGGAAAACTCTACTTCAACAAAATCCCTATTCTCCTTCAACTCTAGCTTGGGCTACTTGGATTATTGCTCGACTTGGTGGTTGGTCTGGTTACAAGTCTCAAAAACCTCCGGGAATTACTACTTTGGTTCGTGGGCTTGAGCAGTTTGAATCTACCTTTTTTGGCTGGAAACTTGCTCTGGGTCTACTTGTGTGTACACCGTAGCCTTTTTTAAGGGGGGTTAGAGGGGATATAAACGTTGTGGGACTAGGTTATAAGACTTGTGTGTACACCGTAGCCTTGATAAGGGGGGTAATTCGAGTTGTGTGTACACCGTAGAGCCTGAAAGGAGAGAGGCTTTAATTTTCCCCCTTCCCTAGTCTACGGTGTACACACAAGTATTATCTGCAAGGGTTTCAAGCCTTAAAGACCCCTTAAAATGTCATTACGAACGCAGCGATAGCAGAGCGAAGTAATCACATAATCCCGTGGTTTTTGCGATTGCGTCATCTTTCCTCCTGCTGCGGACAGGATTTGGAGCGATCGCACGACCTAAACCTAGATGACGAAACCAAGTACTAGGGGGAATTTTAAGACTTGTGTGTACACCGTAGCCTTCCCTAGTAGGGAAGGGGGTTAGGGGGTTAGGTTTTGCGTCAACTTTTCCACATAACGTGAAAAGTCAGGTGCTGAGTGATGAGTGCTGAGTAATTTTTTCTCCTCTGCCCCCTGCCCCCTGCGGCAAATGCAGAATAAGAAAGAATGTGAAATTATGCAGGCAAATTACTCAGGATTAGGTTAAATTTGAACTAATACTATGTATGATTAAATACATATCATCGGCAATGCCAATACCCCATTACACAATTTTGATTCTGGGCAATGCCCCAGAAGATAGATCCATCTACTGCCATTACTTAAGTCAGGACACACTTGCTACCTATGATGTAGTGGAGATAGAGACAAGATTAGAGACGTTGGCACACCTAGCTCAAAATAAACCAGACTTAATATTGCTAGACTATCAACTCCTAAATATAGATGGATGGGGATTTCTGAATGAGTTGAGATGGCAACTTGAAAGCTGGGAAATTCCCATAATTATGTTAGTCGGGCAGGAAGATGAGGAATTAGCTGTTCAAACTATCAAATGTGGTGTATCGGACTATTTAGTCAAGGACAACCTCACCTGTATTAGATTTTGCCACACAGTTTATTCTACGTTAAAAACAAGCCATCTAAGACAGCAACTACAAGCTAGCGATCGCAAATATCAACAAGCACTAAAAGCCCTCAAAGCTTCAGAAGCGGAACTCCAAGGGCTGTTTAATGCTATGGTTGATGTAGTCCTGGTGGTAGATAGACAGGGACGTTACCTCAAAGTTGCTCCCACTGGTACAGACAAACTTGACTTACTACCTGAAGATTTAATTGGTAAAACAGCCCATGAAGTTCTACCTACTCATCTTGCAGATAAATTTGTCAATTTGATTGGGCAAACTCTGGCAACACAGCAACCCTCAGAGTGCGAATATAGTTTAAAAATAGGCAATAAAGAAATTTGGTTTCATGCTAAAGTTGCACCCATTTCACCAGAAACAGTGATTTGGGCTGCACGAGATATCACCACAGCCAAGCACAACGAAATCATTCACCAACAGGCAGAAAAAGCTTTAGAGGAAAACCAAATCCTGTTGCAGATTGTCATGGATAGCCTACCCATAGCCATATTTTGGAAAGACCGCAACAGTCGATTTTTAGGTTGCAATAGTCAAATGCTTTTAGATGCGGGACTATCTTCAGCAGCAGAGATCATTGGCAAAACCGATTTTGATATGCCTTGGCAAGAACAAGCAGCACTTTATCAAGCAGACGATCGCATCGTTATAGATTCGGGTCAGCCTAAATTTAATATTGAAGAACCTTTGATCAAAGGTGACAAGCAAACGGTTTGGTTACGTACTAGTAAAATACCCCTGTGCAATCCTCATGGGGAAATTATTGGCGTTCTCACCAGCTATGAAGATATTACAGAACGTAAAAAGATTGAGCAGGCACTACAAGCAAGTGAACGACGTTATGCTACTTTGGCAGCATCAGTTCCCGTCGGCATTTTCCGTAGTGATTTAAAGGGAAATTGTTTATATGTTAACGAGTATGGGTGTCAAATTACTGGATTAACTCCCCAAGAAGCAGTCCGCTATGGCTGGGTTAGAGCCATACACCCCGAAGACCGAAATATGGTGTTAGGAGAATGGTACTGCTGCCTGCAAACAACTAATATTTATAGTGTAGAACATCGGTTTTTACTGCCAGATGGCACACAAACGTGGGTATTTGTGCAATCAGTTCCCGAAAAAGATTTAGATGGCAAGGTAACTGGTTACGTGGGAACCATCACTGATATTACTAGACGCAAACAAGCACAAGAAGCGTTGCGCCGTAGTGAACAACTATATCGCACCTTAGTAGATAACTTTCCTAATGGTGCGGTTGTGTTGTTTGACCATGACTTGCGTTACCTACTTGTTGGTGGCTTAGGTCTGGGTAGCGTAGGTCTGAGCAAGGCCAAAATGGAAGGAAAAACCCTTTGGGAAATCTTTCCACCAGAAGTATGTGAACTCGTAGCCCCTTTTTGTAGGCAAGCATTGGCTGGAGAATCAGTAGTTGCGGAGATTTCTTATAGCGATCGCCACTACATTACCCATCATATTCCTGTACGAGATGAGCAGGGTAATGTGATTGCAGGTATCACTATGACGCAAAATATTACTGAACGCAAAAAAGCAGAACAGGAACGCGATCGCCTGTTGCGAATTTTGGCAGAACAAAATCAGACTTTAGAGTCACAAGTCAGCCAACGCACATTAGAACTGCAACAAACCAAAGAACGCTTCCGCAATCTCGTGGAAACCTCTAGTGATTGGGTATGGGAAGTTGATGAATGTGGGGCTTACACCTACGCCAGCCCACAAATTATCAACCTCTTAGGATATACCCCAGAAGAAGTTTTGGGCAAAACTCCATTCGATTTAATGCCACCAGAAGAAGCACAAAGAGTGTTGAATGAGTTTATCAAATTCGTTGCTCAACAAGCTCCTTTTCAATGCTTAGAAAATACTAACCTTCATAAAGATGGGCGACTGATTACTTTAGAAACAAGCGCAGTGCCGATTTTTGATGTAGATGGAAAATTTTGTGGTTATCGCGGCATGGATCGGGATGTTACTATTCGTAAAAGCGTTCAAGAGGCTTTACGCGAAAACGAAGCGCGATTTGAGCGAATTACTGCCAATGTTCCTGGCGCAATGTATCAATACATTCTTCATGCTGACGGCTCCAATAAATTTACATATATGAGCGATCGCGCTCAAGAAATTTTTGAACTAGAGCCTGCCACAATTCTGGGAAATGCAGGTGTGTTATGTGCTTTAGTTAACTTAGATGATATCGGCTTATTCCACGAGTCGATGGCTCGTTCAGCTATTTCTTTACAGCAAATGTCTTGGGAAGGAAGATTGATTACTCCATCTGGTAGCCTCAAATGGATACAATGTATGTCCCAACCAGAAAAACAAGCCAACGGTGATATTTTATGGGATGGATTAATTATCGATGTTAGCGATCGCCGACGCAAAGAACTGGAAAATAAAGGTCTTAAAGAACGCTTAGAATTTGTCCTTTCAGCTAGTCCGGCAGTTATTTATACCTGCCAAATATCAGACAACTTTGCAGCCACCTTCATCAGCGACAATGTACAGCATATTCTTGGCTATACACCAGAACAATGGCTGACAGAACCAGATTTCTGGGTAAATCGCATCCACCCAGAAGACTCAACAAATGTTTTTGCCGAGCTAGAAAATATCCAAGAGCAAGAATATCACCTATATCAATACCGCTTCCTGCATCAAGATGGCAGCTACCGTTGGATAGAAGACGAATATCGCGTTGTGCGAGACAAAACCGGGAAAGCTGTAGAAATTATTGGTTACGTTGTCGATATCAGCGAACAGCAAGCTGCACTACAAGAGCGTGAACTAGCTCAAGAAGCCATGCGACTGAGTGAAGAACGTCTACTTTTAGCTTTGGAAGCTTCTGGTGATGGCTTATGGGACTGGAATATTACAACTAACGAACTCTACCTCAGTCCTCAATGGCTAGGAATGTTAGGTTTTGAGGTTGGTGAATTACCTAGTCATTTCAGTACATGGGAAAGATTGGTTCACCCAGAAGATTTGCCCTATATGATAGAGAAACTCAACGCTCATCTTCAGGATGGCTCTATTCCCTATCAACTTGATTATCGAGTTCAAACTAAAGAAGGTGAATATAGGTGGATTGCTAACTATGGTAAAGCTGTAGTTCGAGATGAAGATGGTAAAGCCCTACGGATGACTGGCACTCATCGGGACATTTCCGAAGCGAAAAAGGCTGAATCAGAACTACGCCAAGCTAACGAGAAATTAGCCATTTCTAACCATGAACTCGCCCGTGCTACCCGTCTTAAAGATGAGTTCCTTGCTACCATCAGCCACGAACTACGCACCCCACTAAATGCGATTCTGGGTATATCAGAGGGGTTGCAAGATCAGGTGTTTGGAGTCATTGACGAAAAACAAAGACGGGCATTGCAAACTATTGAGCGTAGTGGTAAACATCTACTGGAATTAATTAACGACGTTTTGGATTTATCTAAAATTGAAGCCGGACAGATGGAGTTACACTATACTCAAATAGCTATCAACTCGCTGTGTCAATCCAGTTTGGCGTTTATTAGTCAGCAAGCTTTCCAAAAACGCATCCAGGTTGAGGTAAATATTCAATCCCATCTGCCAGATTTAATGCTGGATGAGTTGCGTATCCGTCAGGTTCTGATTAATTTACTCAACAATGCTGTAAAGTTTACACCAGAAGGTGGAAAAGTTACCTTAAAAGTTACTCACGAAAGAATTACCCACCCAACACAGACAACACCTCTGCAAGATTTTATTCGCTTTGCAGTCATGGATACAGGTATCGGTATCGCTGCGGAGAACATCAAAAAACTGTTTCAACCTTTCATCCAAATTGATAGTGCTTTAAACCGCCAATATAACGGCACTGGTTTAGGTTTAGCTCTAGTCAAGCGGATTGTAGAAATGCACGATGGCAAGGTAGGGGTAAACAGTGAACTCGGTGTAGGCAGTTGCTTCAGTGTTGATTTACCCTGTATTGGAGTCTGCGAATTTCCGCCTGAGTCTGTAAATTTAGGATCACCTGAGCTAAATTTTACCGTAAATGAAATAGGAGAACATTCACCGCTAATTTTGCTGGCAGAAGATAGCGAGGCGAATATTTTTACGATCTCTGGCTATTTAGAAACAGTAGGATATCGAGTTATATTAGCCAAAAACGGTCAAGAAGCGATCGCCCTCACCAAAGCCCAAATTCCCAACTTGATTTTAATGGATATTCAAATGCCAGGAATTGATGGTTTAGAGGCAATCAAGCAGATTCGATTAGATAAAAACTTTGCTAACATTCCCATCATTGCCTTGACAGCTTTAGCAATGTCAGGTGACAAAGAAAAATGTTTAGCAGCCGGCGCAAACGACTATCTCCCCAAACCCGTCAAACTCAAGCAACTAGCAGCTATTATCAAGAAACTTTTAGCTACAAAGCAGTTGACAATTGACAGTTGACAGTTGTTAGTAGTTCTTTCTCCCCCACTCCCTCATCTCCCTCATCTCCCCCACTCCCTCATCTCCCTCATCTCCCTCATCTCCCTCACCTCCCCCCACTCCTCACTTCTCAACTCTCTGCCTTTGGTAGGGCAATCCAAAAACGGCTACCTACGCCTAGTTGTGACTCTACTCCGCAA harbors:
- a CDS encoding MFS transporter; amino-acid sequence: MNDPTADGYTHKAQDSQKLDFKTKLAYGAGDLGPAITANISIFFLLIFFTNVAGIPAGLAGSVLMIGKIWDAVNDPFVGVLTDKTKSRRWGRRLPWMFYGAIPFGIFFFLQWIVPRFGGNQSSNVWGLFWYYVLIGVVSQVFYTVVNLPYTALTPELTQDYDERTSLNSFRFAFSIGGSILSLILAQVVFLQITDQQQQYLVLAAICTVISVASLYWCVFGVRDRVLAFEAKRIQLEETVSIPFFEQIKIAFSNRPFLFVIGIYLCSWLGVQITASIIPFFVIYCMSLKNSDVPTVMVAVQGTALLMLFVWTALSKKLGKKVVYFLGMILWIIAAAGLFFLQPGQIGLMYVMAIMAGVGVSTAYLVPWSMIPDVIELDELQTGQRREGVFYGFMVLLQKFGLAFGLFLVGNALQASGFQETVPGQTILPIQPESALFAIRIAVGPLPVICLIFGLVLTYFYPITREMHTQILLQLQERQQKKESQ
- a CDS encoding PAS domain S-box protein, which translates into the protein MIKYISSAMPIPHYTILILGNAPEDRSIYCHYLSQDTLATYDVVEIETRLETLAHLAQNKPDLILLDYQLLNIDGWGFLNELRWQLESWEIPIIMLVGQEDEELAVQTIKCGVSDYLVKDNLTCIRFCHTVYSTLKTSHLRQQLQASDRKYQQALKALKASEAELQGLFNAMVDVVLVVDRQGRYLKVAPTGTDKLDLLPEDLIGKTAHEVLPTHLADKFVNLIGQTLATQQPSECEYSLKIGNKEIWFHAKVAPISPETVIWAARDITTAKHNEIIHQQAEKALEENQILLQIVMDSLPIAIFWKDRNSRFLGCNSQMLLDAGLSSAAEIIGKTDFDMPWQEQAALYQADDRIVIDSGQPKFNIEEPLIKGDKQTVWLRTSKIPLCNPHGEIIGVLTSYEDITERKKIEQALQASERRYATLAASVPVGIFRSDLKGNCLYVNEYGCQITGLTPQEAVRYGWVRAIHPEDRNMVLGEWYCCLQTTNIYSVEHRFLLPDGTQTWVFVQSVPEKDLDGKVTGYVGTITDITRRKQAQEALRRSEQLYRTLVDNFPNGAVVLFDHDLRYLLVGGLGLGSVGLSKAKMEGKTLWEIFPPEVCELVAPFCRQALAGESVVAEISYSDRHYITHHIPVRDEQGNVIAGITMTQNITERKKAEQERDRLLRILAEQNQTLESQVSQRTLELQQTKERFRNLVETSSDWVWEVDECGAYTYASPQIINLLGYTPEEVLGKTPFDLMPPEEAQRVLNEFIKFVAQQAPFQCLENTNLHKDGRLITLETSAVPIFDVDGKFCGYRGMDRDVTIRKSVQEALRENEARFERITANVPGAMYQYILHADGSNKFTYMSDRAQEIFELEPATILGNAGVLCALVNLDDIGLFHESMARSAISLQQMSWEGRLITPSGSLKWIQCMSQPEKQANGDILWDGLIIDVSDRRRKELENKGLKERLEFVLSASPAVIYTCQISDNFAATFISDNVQHILGYTPEQWLTEPDFWVNRIHPEDSTNVFAELENIQEQEYHLYQYRFLHQDGSYRWIEDEYRVVRDKTGKAVEIIGYVVDISEQQAALQERELAQEAMRLSEERLLLALEASGDGLWDWNITTNELYLSPQWLGMLGFEVGELPSHFSTWERLVHPEDLPYMIEKLNAHLQDGSIPYQLDYRVQTKEGEYRWIANYGKAVVRDEDGKALRMTGTHRDISEAKKAESELRQANEKLAISNHELARATRLKDEFLATISHELRTPLNAILGISEGLQDQVFGVIDEKQRRALQTIERSGKHLLELINDVLDLSKIEAGQMELHYTQIAINSLCQSSLAFISQQAFQKRIQVEVNIQSHLPDLMLDELRIRQVLINLLNNAVKFTPEGGKVTLKVTHERITHPTQTTPLQDFIRFAVMDTGIGIAAENIKKLFQPFIQIDSALNRQYNGTGLGLALVKRIVEMHDGKVGVNSELGVGSCFSVDLPCIGVCEFPPESVNLGSPELNFTVNEIGEHSPLILLAEDSEANIFTISGYLETVGYRVILAKNGQEAIALTKAQIPNLILMDIQMPGIDGLEAIKQIRLDKNFANIPIIALTALAMSGDKEKCLAAGANDYLPKPVKLKQLAAIIKKLLATKQLTIDS
- a CDS encoding response regulator, giving the protein MDSFAAETTVLLVEDNPSDILLIQRAFRKVGITNPLQIVNDGDAAVLYLSGEEPYSDRHLYPLPVLILLDLKLPRRSGDEVLMWLRQKPGLKRLPVVVLTASRQSIDINRLYDLGVNAYMVKPVAFDDLVEIVNILNRHWISLNEKPQLNFE
- a CDS encoding hybrid sensor histidine kinase/response regulator → MVLRILLIDDNPHDRLLAIHALEREFSDLLLQQVIRAEELEQALSTGEFDVVITDYQLRWNDGITVLREFKNRYPDLPVIMFTNSGSQEVAVEAMKSGLDDYVIKSPNHYMRLPVAVRLAMERTETRRKVTGLEMRFQTLLDQLNVGVYRLTADNFLLEANSAFLNLLGLDSLEKVPEDGTLESYFQQGEYDQLLKTLKQNGNARDREVLLHRVDGSTIWVRISKTFTTIGGSQVIDGIIEDITARKLAQKALQESETRFRWLFASNVIGIAFWNLDGKVIEANDAYLQLVGYTREELLGGAINLEKMTPIEDKQINRQVLNELQQFGFSAPIEKYYIHKTGRLVPILIACAFIEDSQSDGIAFVIDLTERKQAEQEREELLAREKTARTQAEAANRIKDEFLAILSHELRSPLNPILGWSKIITRQNLSQAKITEGLAIIERNANLLAQLIKDLLDVSQILRGKLTLNISPVNLETTISAALETVRLAAEAKSIQIYKVIGLNIGSVLGDITRLQQVVWNLLANAIKFTPNGGRVEIRLAKVGTYAQIQISDTGIGITPDFLPYVFDSFRQADSRSTRKFGGLGLGLAIVKHIVEMHGGTVTAQSPGEGQGSTFSVKLPLMQVRNQITQDAEQPQNPSELDGVKVLLVDDETDSRQLAAFVMQTSGAEVTQAKSALEALQALIKSKPDVLVLDIGMPEINGYMLLQQIRCLSPEEGGQTPAIALTAYAGQLDKEKAISVGFQAHLSKPVEPTELVEVISRVLEER